The sequence below is a genomic window from Candidatus Margulisiibacteriota bacterium.
TATGTCTTGCGCGGGGTGGCCGGTGTCGAAGTCATTAATATCGATATGTCCCCCTGGTTTCTCGTCTGCGCTTCACTGTTGGCCCTCTTTATTGTTTTCTGCAAGCGGCGGCACGAGCTGATGTTGTTGGGGGAAGGGGCGGACCGGCATCGCGCTTCGCTCAAGGGTTACGGGACTGTTTTTCTTGACCAGTTGATCGCCATCGTAACCGCGGCGGTGATCGTCACTTATTCGCTTTACACCCTGGCGCCGGAGACGGTTTTAAAGTTCAATACCCAGAGGCTTATTCTGACTGTTCCTTTTGTCCTGTTTGGCCTCTTCCGCTTTCTCTACCTGGTCTACAATGAAGATGAAGGCGGGAGCGCGGAGACGATCATGTTGACCGACTGGCCGCTTATCCTGACCATGTTTGGCTGGCTGGCCGCGGTAT
It includes:
- a CDS encoding decaprenyl-phosphate phosphoribosyltransferase, whose amino-acid sequence is YVLRGVAGVEVINIDMSPWFLVCASLLALFIVFCKRRHELMLLGEGADRHRASLKGYGTVFLDQLIAIVTAAVIVTYSLYTLAPETVLKFNTQRLILTVPFVLFGLFRFLYLVYNEDEGGSAETIMLTDWPLILTMFGWLAAVLMILYARF